A genomic region of Gemmata massiliana contains the following coding sequences:
- a CDS encoding ABC transporter permease, producing MAQTDTLLRYRPWRGTPRGPLFASTALARASLKLLLRRRLMWGLFALALLVFFFFFYAQYLVVWIANQLATETVRFAGIPVNARNITRFLDRLALNGTDHTFGNFIWYQGYVLVIVLALAGSVLVGNDFSHGSLPFYLSKPIGRWHYVLGKCLAIGALINLLTTVPAIVLWLEAGLLYDWKSYYLENFTLLLGIIGYGFALTITLSPLTVATAVLVRRTVPMAMIWMGLFVLLPMLSGWLVETLKDERWRLIDLWNDLYLCGLSCLSADPASIRPQPQPEYWQAWVATGAVVAACVLYLRRRIQAVEIVQ from the coding sequence ATGGCGCAAACTGACACACTCCTCCGCTACCGGCCGTGGCGCGGAACCCCGCGCGGGCCGCTGTTCGCCTCGACCGCGCTGGCCCGCGCCTCGCTGAAACTGCTCCTGCGCCGGCGGCTCATGTGGGGGCTGTTCGCGCTCGCGCTGCTCGTGTTCTTTTTCTTCTTTTACGCGCAGTACCTCGTGGTGTGGATCGCGAACCAGCTCGCCACCGAGACGGTCCGGTTTGCCGGGATTCCGGTCAACGCGCGCAACATCACGCGGTTCCTCGACCGGCTCGCGCTCAACGGAACCGACCACACGTTCGGGAACTTCATCTGGTACCAGGGGTACGTGCTCGTCATCGTGCTCGCGCTCGCGGGGTCGGTGCTGGTGGGCAACGACTTCTCGCACGGGAGCCTGCCGTTTTACCTCTCGAAACCGATCGGGCGCTGGCACTACGTTCTGGGGAAGTGTCTTGCGATTGGCGCGCTTATCAACCTGTTGACCACGGTGCCGGCGATTGTCCTGTGGCTCGAAGCCGGGCTGCTCTACGATTGGAAATCGTACTACCTCGAAAATTTCACGCTGCTCCTGGGTATCATTGGGTACGGGTTCGCGCTCACGATTACACTGAGCCCGCTCACCGTGGCGACGGCCGTACTCGTCCGGCGCACGGTGCCGATGGCGATGATCTGGATGGGCCTGTTCGTGCTGCTCCCGATGCTCTCCGGTTGGCTCGTGGAGACGCTGAAAGACGAGCGCTGGCGGCTCATCGATTTGTGGAACGATCTCTATTTGTGCGGCTTGTCGTGCCTGAGCGCGGACCCCGCGAGCATCCGCCCGCAACCGCAGCCGGAATACTGGCAGGCGTGGGTCGCAACGGGCGCCGTTGTGGCCGCGTGCGTGCTATACCTGCGTCGGCGGATTCAGGCGGTGGAGATCGTACAGTAG
- a CDS encoding ABC transporter ATP-binding protein: MMRTESELVAPPRTHAVVPPPPPVPAARPPLLLFEQVSKWYGTVLALNQVTLELTGGITGLVGANGAGKSTLLRMANGQLKPTLGRVSVRGIDSWDWRARRLVGYCPDIDAFYEDLSGRRFVWVMARLCGYTRSESTRRTEAVLGRVGMTDRADRKLRGYSKGMRQRIKLAQALLHDPELLILDEPLSGIDPIGRQELLELFQALAAQGKCLLISSHELEALEKLTNHVVIMARGRVAAVGTLQQIRDLLDDHPLSVRIDVDRPREVARLLLETPEVLAVDVEPKLADGVAALVVKARNPKRFFELFGRLAVEHRLEVQRLEPLDESAHAILGYLLGGSGKT, from the coding sequence ATGATGCGCACCGAGTCGGAACTCGTCGCTCCCCCGCGCACGCACGCGGTCGTACCCCCGCCTCCACCCGTGCCCGCAGCGCGCCCCCCTTTGCTGCTGTTCGAGCAAGTCTCCAAGTGGTACGGAACCGTCCTCGCGCTGAACCAGGTGACGCTCGAACTGACGGGCGGAATCACGGGATTGGTGGGCGCGAACGGAGCGGGTAAATCGACGCTGCTCCGGATGGCGAACGGGCAACTGAAGCCGACGCTCGGCCGCGTCAGCGTGCGCGGGATCGATTCGTGGGACTGGCGCGCGCGGCGGTTGGTCGGGTACTGCCCGGATATCGATGCGTTTTACGAAGACCTGTCCGGCCGGCGGTTCGTGTGGGTGATGGCCCGGTTGTGCGGCTACACGCGCTCCGAATCGACCCGGCGCACGGAAGCCGTCCTCGGCCGCGTCGGCATGACCGACCGCGCCGACCGCAAGCTCCGCGGGTACTCGAAGGGCATGCGCCAGCGCATCAAACTGGCACAAGCGCTGTTACACGATCCAGAACTGCTAATACTCGACGAGCCGCTCTCGGGCATCGACCCAATTGGTCGCCAAGAGCTACTCGAACTCTTTCAGGCGCTCGCGGCGCAGGGGAAGTGCCTGCTCATTTCGAGCCACGAACTCGAAGCGCTGGAAAAGCTGACGAACCACGTCGTCATCATGGCGCGCGGTCGGGTCGCGGCGGTCGGCACGCTCCAGCAGATCCGCGATCTGCTCGACGACCACCCGCTCTCCGTGCGCATCGACGTGGACCGCCCGCGCGAGGTCGCCCGCCTGCTGCTTGAGACACCGGAAGTGCTCGCGGTGGACGTGGAGCCGAAACTCGCGGATGGCGTCGCGGCGCTGGTGGTGAAGGCCCGCAACCCGAAGCGGTTCTTCGAGCTGTTCGGCCGGCTCGCGGTCGAGCACCGGCTCGAAGTTCAGCGCCTCGAACCGCTCGACGAATCCGCCCACGCGATCCTGGGCTACCTGCTCGGCGGCTCCGGGAAGACGTGA
- a CDS encoding GNAT family N-acetyltransferase: MQVREATIADAAEVLAFVRAKAQFDRELGAFTGELGTSEELIRLHLFGPRPFAFALLAGGPGPAVGFALYYFRYSSFRGRPSVWLDDLYVHPAARRQGAGRGLMGRLAELATAADCTHIAWVASASNTAAMSFYQRLGAAAVHQTGDAVTLQIEPAGLLAAISSAE, from the coding sequence ATGCAGGTGCGTGAGGCGACCATCGCGGACGCGGCCGAGGTGTTGGCGTTCGTGCGCGCGAAAGCTCAGTTCGACCGAGAGTTGGGTGCCTTCACCGGCGAGTTGGGCACAAGTGAGGAACTCATTCGTCTGCACCTCTTCGGCCCGCGACCGTTCGCGTTCGCTTTGCTGGCGGGTGGACCGGGTCCGGCCGTCGGGTTCGCCCTCTATTATTTCCGCTACTCGTCCTTTCGGGGGCGCCCGAGTGTCTGGCTGGACGACCTTTACGTTCACCCGGCTGCCCGCCGACAAGGGGCCGGGCGGGGGTTGATGGGGCGGCTGGCGGAACTGGCGACCGCGGCCGATTGCACACACATCGCCTGGGTCGCCAGCGCGAGCAATACGGCCGCCATGAGCTTCTATCAACGGCTGGGAGCCGCCGCGGTCCACCAGACCGGAGATGCGGTAACTCTCCAGATCGAGCCGGCCGGATTGCTGGCCGCGATAAGCTCCGCCGAATGA
- a CDS encoding MBOAT family O-acyltransferase has protein sequence MILLVGSVTFHTHFAGPAGVVPIVVLGTFVYLAGLTRWRGPCYAGIAASCLALIYYKYATFLATQVLVSVWPGAAGFVEAHAQGLRAITAPLAISFFVFEFVHYLIDVCRGDRPIRSPFDFALFTVFWPSIVAGPVKRYQHFFEALRCGAGGVNSQDVAVGLVRVAIGLVKKFAADNLTGWIAYSAPLYAGMTVLDRWQFLGLLALRILWDFSGYSDMAIGFARMFGIRLPANFCWPYLAGSVTSFWRRWHISLSLWIRDYIYFALGGNRRGVARKVVNGLIAFAICGLWHGAGWNFLLWGLYHGVGIAVASTYRDVLGPLGRGIGFVFDRVPLVGWVLTMGFVAIGWLLFFYPAPEAMKMARLLFVKV, from the coding sequence TTGATCCTACTCGTCGGTAGCGTCACGTTCCACACGCACTTCGCGGGTCCGGCCGGGGTCGTTCCGATCGTCGTGCTGGGGACGTTCGTCTATCTGGCGGGGCTCACGCGCTGGCGCGGGCCGTGTTACGCGGGCATCGCCGCGAGCTGCTTGGCGCTGATCTACTACAAGTACGCCACGTTCCTCGCCACGCAGGTGCTGGTGTCGGTGTGGCCGGGTGCGGCGGGCTTCGTGGAGGCCCACGCCCAGGGGCTCCGCGCGATCACGGCCCCGCTCGCGATCAGCTTCTTCGTGTTCGAGTTCGTCCACTACCTGATCGACGTGTGCCGGGGCGACCGGCCGATCCGGAGCCCGTTCGACTTCGCCCTGTTTACCGTCTTCTGGCCGTCGATCGTGGCCGGTCCGGTCAAGCGGTACCAGCACTTCTTTGAAGCGCTCCGGTGCGGCGCCGGGGGCGTGAACAGCCAGGACGTGGCGGTCGGACTGGTCCGCGTCGCGATCGGGCTCGTGAAGAAGTTCGCCGCCGACAACCTGACCGGTTGGATCGCCTACTCCGCCCCGCTCTACGCGGGAATGACGGTCCTCGACCGCTGGCAGTTCCTGGGGCTCCTCGCGCTGCGCATCTTGTGGGACTTCAGCGGCTACTCCGACATGGCGATCGGCTTCGCCCGGATGTTCGGGATCCGGCTCCCCGCGAACTTCTGCTGGCCCTACCTGGCCGGGAGCGTCACGAGCTTCTGGCGGCGGTGGCACATCTCCCTGAGTTTGTGGATCCGGGACTACATCTACTTCGCCCTCGGGGGGAACCGCCGCGGGGTGGCGCGCAAGGTGGTCAACGGGCTGATCGCGTTCGCGATCTGCGGCCTGTGGCACGGCGCGGGGTGGAACTTCCTCCTGTGGGGCCTGTACCACGGGGTCGGCATCGCCGTCGCCTCCACGTACCGGGACGTACTGGGACCGCTCGGGCGCGGGATCGGCTTCGTGTTCGACCGGGTTCCGCTCGTGGGCTGGGTTCTCACGATGGGGTTCGTCGCCATCGGTTGGTTGTTGTTCTTCTACCCGGCGCCGGAGGCGATGAAGATGGCCCGGCTCCTCTTCGTAAAGGTGTGA